One genomic window of Devosia salina includes the following:
- a CDS encoding carbohydrate ABC transporter permease has product MPGQSTAEIAHAYRQEKARRARRLAILKHVFLILTSLVMVYPLLWMLAASLKPDNQIFGDLGLWPSEFHWENYSKGWNALPVSFTTFFWNSTVVTVLSVVGNVVSCSFAAYAFARLEFSGKTIWFALMMMTLMIPYHVVLIPQYILFLNLGWVDSYLPLIVPKFLAGDAFFIFLMIQFFRQLPRELDEAAMIDGCSPFKIYWAIIMPLSLPAMATAAIFSFIWTWEDFLGPLVYLNDMKDYTVPLALRSFISTDGVSQYGPMFAMSILSILPILLFFLVFQRLIIRGIAMSGLK; this is encoded by the coding sequence ATGCCCGGCCAGTCCACCGCCGAAATCGCCCATGCCTATCGTCAGGAGAAGGCCAGGCGGGCGCGACGCTTGGCCATTCTCAAGCATGTCTTCCTGATCCTGACCTCGCTGGTCATGGTCTATCCGCTGCTCTGGATGCTGGCGGCCTCGCTCAAGCCGGATAACCAGATTTTCGGCGATCTGGGCCTTTGGCCCAGCGAGTTCCACTGGGAGAACTATTCAAAGGGCTGGAACGCCCTGCCGGTGAGCTTCACCACCTTTTTCTGGAATTCCACCGTCGTCACCGTGCTCTCGGTGGTCGGCAATGTGGTTTCGTGTTCCTTCGCGGCCTATGCCTTCGCGCGGCTGGAATTTTCCGGCAAGACCATCTGGTTCGCGCTGATGATGATGACTTTGATGATCCCCTATCACGTGGTGCTCATCCCTCAGTACATCCTGTTTCTCAATCTGGGCTGGGTGGACAGCTACCTGCCGCTGATCGTGCCGAAATTCCTGGCCGGCGACGCCTTCTTCATCTTCCTGATGATCCAGTTCTTCCGCCAATTGCCGCGCGAACTGGACGAGGCAGCGATGATCGACGGGTGCTCGCCGTTCAAGATCTATTGGGCCATCATCATGCCGTTGAGCCTGCCCGCCATGGCGACCGCAGCGATCTTCTCCTTCATCTGGACCTGGGAGGATTTCCTGGGGCCGCTGGTCTATCTCAATGACATGAAGGACTACACCGTGCCCCTGGCGCTGCGCAGCTTCATCAGCACCGACGGCGTCAGCCAGTATGGGCCGATGTTCGCCATGTCGATCCTCTCTATCCTGCCCATCCTCCTGTTCTTCCTCGTCTTCCAGCGGCTCATCATCCGCGGAATCGCGATGAGCGGGTTGAAATGA